The genomic interval AAGATGGAGAGATGATTGAGTAAGTAATGAGCTCTAAAGCAAAGAAGGCCGACATAAAGCGAATTTGAATAGGAGAAATATCCCACTTAGATTTTCTAATATGCTCGGATGGTGCAACGAAAGCACTTGTGCTGAAGCTAATGAATATACAAAGAATAAATGCTTTTAACATCTATTAATGAAAACAAAAAACAGCTAATTCGTCTATTTATTTTACTTTTAGAACGATAAATAAAGAAAGAGTACTGCAGATTAAAAACCCTAATGCAATTGGCGTTACATCACCGCTATACATCTGACCAATTACCCCACCTATTGTCGCAGAAATGATAATCTGCACGGAGCTAACAACCGAATTTGCAGTTCCCGCAATATGTCCCATTGGCTCCAATGCTAAAGCAATGAAATTTCCAAAAAGAAGACCAAAGCTGAAAAGGCTTAATAGTAAAAAGCCATAAAAAAGGAAAAATGGAGGAAGTCCTCCAGTAAAGAATAAAATAATATTAAACGTAATTGCGATAAAAGAAATTGTCGTTAGAGCTAGGCGACATAATTTTTTCATTCCAAACTCTTCCACAAGTCTAGAATTTAAAAATGAAGAAAGACCGATAAATGAAGCCAGTACACCAAAGGCCAATGGGAAGTCCTCACCTAGTCCATACTTAATTTGTAGAATCTGCTGAGAAGTATTTAGATAACCAATAAAAGCACCAAAAACTAGACCAGAAGCAAGAGTATAACTAATTGTTATAGGATGGCTTAAAGTTTCAATGGCAGCATCTTTAATCTTCTTATAAGAAAGAGGGCGTCGATACTCTTCGTGTAAAGTTTCTTCTTGTCTCACAGTAAACCAAGCTAGGCACAGAACTGCAAGAACAAGCATAATAAGGAAGATATCACGCCATCCACCAAAACTTAAAATAACTTGTCCAATAGTTGGAGCAAGGGCCGGAACAAGAACAAAGATAATCATAATTAACGACATCGTCTTGGCCATTAGCTTTCCGCTAAAGCGATCTCTAACCATTGCTGTTGAAATAATTTTAGCTGATGCCGCTCCTAAGCCCTGAGTAAAGCGCCCGACTAACATCATTGTAAAAGTATGAGCATTTAAAGAAATAAGTCCACCAACAAAGAAGATCGCTATACCAATATACATTGCAGGCTTTCTTCCAATGGCATCAGAGATTGGACCAAAAAAGAGTTGACCAACACCCATGCCCAAGAAAATGAAGGAAATAATCATCTGGTTATCATTAGGGTTTTGAACTCCTAAACTCTGACCAATAAGATTAAGCGCCGGCAACATCGCATCAATTGATAATGCTGCAAATGACATAAGTG from Halobacteriovorax sp. DA5 carries:
- a CDS encoding multidrug effflux MFS transporter, whose product is MDLSVEEVGKKIGRREFITLMAALMSFAALSIDAMLPALNLIGQSLGVQNPNDNQMIISFIFLGMGVGQLFFGPISDAIGRKPAMYIGIAIFFVGGLISLNAHTFTMMLVGRFTQGLGAASAKIISTAMVRDRFSGKLMAKTMSLIMIIFVLVPALAPTIGQVILSFGGWRDIFLIMLVLAVLCLAWFTVRQEETLHEEYRRPLSYKKIKDAAIETLSHPITISYTLASGLVFGAFIGYLNTSQQILQIKYGLGEDFPLAFGVLASFIGLSSFLNSRLVEEFGMKKLCRLALTTISFIAITFNIILFFTGGLPPFFLFYGFLLLSLFSFGLLFGNFIALALEPMGHIAGTANSVVSSVQIIISATIGGVIGQMYSGDVTPIALGFLICSTLSLFIVLKVK